GACATGGCGCTCGAAGAGCCGGTACGACTCCTCTGCCGCGACCGTGTTCGCGAAGTCGCGGCGGAACCGCTCCGGAGACAGCGTCACCAACCGGTCGGCGGCACCTGCCTGGCCAGGGGTCCATAACCGGGCCGAGGAGGGAGGCAGCGGGATGTCGTTGATCGGGGCCGGAGCGATGGCCACCGCGGCTCGGCCGATGTCGGCTCCGATGAGATGCTGCGCGATGAGGCCGCCGACCGAGTGGCCGACGACGACCGGCGCAACGTCGAACGACCGCACGATGTCCGCGTAGTGGGCGATCAGCATGTCCAGGCCGATGCCTGCGAACGTCTCGTCGGACGATGTACGTGTCTCCCCTGAGGTACGTGTCTCCCTTGAGGTGCGCGTCTCCCCTGAGGTGCGTATCTCCGCTGAAGTACGCGTCTCCCCCGAGGTGATTTCCCCAGGCCAACCTGGTGTGAAGGCGCGGAATCCCCGGCCCGCGAAGCGCTCCGCCCATGACTCCCAGGAGAGCGCGTGCAGCCACGTGCCATGGATGAAGACGACGGGAGTGTGGTTCACGGATGGCCCCTCCGAGCATGACGATCACCGGCGCTGACACGCAGACGACTGTCTCAGGATCGTTCAGGCGCGAAGCGGAGGCGACAGTCGAATGACTTAACGCTGATCGCCCACAGCGCACGAGAGTAGGCCTGGCCAGCCGCCCGTCGCAGAGAAAGATCCACACATCATGAGCGGTGACCGACCCCGTGGACAGGTCCGCCCAGCGCTGCCGATGGGCCCCGTCGAGCTGAGCTTGAGCTTGGACATCGAGCGGGTGCTGGGCCTCTCTGCCCGACAGGCCATCAGGGCTGAGTTCCGGTTCTCGCCGGAGGCCCCCCTGGCCGTGGGGGTGGAGTTACTCGTCCAGGGCGGCCCGCGCGTGCTGTGGCGGATCGGCCGCGACCTCCTGCACCAGGGACTGCGCTCGGCGACGGGCTTCGGCGACGTACGGATGTGGCCGTCGCCGTCCGAGGAGCCGGCCACCGCATGGCTTCAGCTGACCTCCAGGGAGACGGCGGCCCTGTTCGAGATACCCGTGCGCCCGCTGGCGGAGTGGCTGGAGTGCACCTACGGGCTCGTTCCCGCCGGTCGCGAGGTCGACATGATCGACTGGGCGGTGACTGCCGCGGACTTGCTTCGGAGACCCACGTCGGACTCCGACTGATCGGCCCGCCGGACGATCTCGTGCTTGCGACGCGCATCCGGCGCGCATCCGGCGTGTGAGAGTCCCGGTGTTCCTGCTCGTGCCGCACCGTCATCTGACTGATGTGTCGGCTTGGGACGCGCGCCAGAGTGGCTCCGGTTGCCAGCCGGTCACCTGAACGCACGACGGAGGAATTCACATGATCAACAGGCGTACCTTCAGCAAGGCCGTCGGCCTGGGCACCGGCGCGGCGGCCGTCTCGCTGTCCGGCCTGCAGACCGACGCGTTCGCCGCGAGCGCCTCGTACGGGCCCGGCGGCACGCAGGGGCCCACCGTGCCGAGCATCACCCCTGGCACACACACGGAATTCCGGAGGTACAAGCAGGTCAAGGCCGGTGTCCTCGACATCGGTTACGCCGAGGCCGGCCCCGCGCACGGCCCGGTTGTCCTCTGCCTGCACGGCTGGCCGTACGACATCCACAGCTTCGTCGACGTCGCCCCGCTCCTCGCCGACCTGGGCTACCGCGTCATCGTTCCCTATCTCCGCGGCCACGGCAGCACCCGCTTCCTGTCTCCCCGTACTCCCCGTACGTCCGAGCAGTCCGCCATCGCGCTCGACATCATCGCCCTGATGGACGCCCTGAAGATCGACAGGGCCGTCCTTGCCGGCTTCGACTGGGGCTCGCGTACCGCGGACATCATCGCGGCGCTGTGGCCGGAGCGCGTCAAGGCCCTGGTGTCCACGAGCGGATACCTCATCACCGATCGCAAGATGCAGCTGGAACCGGCCGCCCCGGCCGTCGAGCACAACTGGTGGTACCAGTGGTACTTCGCCACCGACCGCGGCAAGAAGGCGATGGAGGACGAGGAGCAGCGCATCGCGCTGTGCCGGTTCGTGTGGACGCTCGTCTCCCCCAACTGGAACTTCGACGACGCCACGTACGCGCGCACCGCCGAGGCCTTCAAGAACCCCGACTACGCCGCCATCGTCCTGTTCAACTACCGCTGGCGCATCGGTCTGATCGACGGGGAGGCCCGCTACGACCGGTACGAGAAGCAGCTCGCCGCCCAGCCTCCCATCCAGGTCCCCACCGTCACCCTCGACGCCGCCCTCGACCCCTTCACGGCGCCGGGGGACGGCTCGTCCTACCGCGGCCACTTCACCGGCCCCTACGCACATCGCACTGTGGCGAACATCGGCCACAACCTGCCGCAGGAGGCTCCCACCGCCTTCGCCCAGGCGGTGGTCGACGCCGATCACCTCTGACTCCCACCACTCACGTCCGCGCGGCCGGGAGGAGCATGCTCCTCCCGGCCGCGCGGGTGTTCAGGACGCTTCGCGCCTGGGCAGGCGCCAGTTCGGGCGCGGGAAGTGGCAGGTGTAGCCGTCCGGATAGCGCTGGAGGTAGTCCTGGTGCTCCGGCTCGGCCTCCCAGAACGCACCCGCCGGCTCGACCTCGGTCACGACCGGTCCCGGCCACAGTCCGGAGGCTTCGACGTCGGCGATGGTCTGCTGAGCGACGTGCCGCTGCTCGTCGTCGACGTAGTAGATGGCGGAGCGGTAGCTGAGCCCCACGTCGTTGCCCTGGCGGTTCCTCGTGGTGGGGTCGTGGATCTGGAAGAAGTACTCCAGGATCGTGCGGTAGTCGGTGACCGAGGGGTCGAAGGCGATCTCGATCGACTCCGCGTGCCTCCCGTGGTCGCGGTAGGTGGGACGGGGCTTGTCGTCGTCGCCGGTGTAACCCACCCGGGTGCGTACCACTCCGGGAAGCGACCGGATCAGCTCCTCCATGCCCCAGAAACACCCACCCGCCAGCAGCGCTCTCTCCTCCGAGACGTCACTCATGCCACTCGCCTTTCTGTGCGTGCGTGTCCACAGGTGCCGGCGCGCCTCGTACGCGCGACCGGAACCCCACCATCATAGTCACCCTCTTGACAGGTGACACCCTGCCCTGACAGATTTCGTCACCAGTCAGAGCGGTGACGCGCATCGGCGAGGCCGATCCGCCTCCGTTCCGTCTCCGTTGCCGAAGCACCTGAAAGGGAAATGCCGTGGTGAGCATCAAGAGTGGACGCAGGCGACTGATGACCGGCGTGGCCGCGTCACTCACAGCGGGGCTCGCGCTCGGCGCGTTCACCCTCGGCGGCACCGCCAACGGCGCGGACGAGACCGCCGAGGCCGACAGGCACACCAAGCCGACGATCGTCCTGGAACACGGCGCCTTCGCCGACGGCTCCAGCTGGAACGGCGTCATCGAGGAGCTGCGCGCCGACGGCTATCCCGTCATCGCCACAGCCAACCCGCTACGTGGCCCCGCCTCCGACGCCGCCGCCCTGCGCACGGTCCTCGACCACGTGAAGGGCCCCAAGATCCTCGTCGGCCATTCCTACGGCGGCAACGTCATCAGCCAGGCCGCCGGCGACGACCCCGAGGTCAAGGCCCTCGTCTACGTCGCCGCCTTCCTTCCGGCCCCCGGCGAGAGCGCCCTCGAACTCACCAACAAGTTCCCGGGCTCCACTCTCCCCGACACCCTCGACCCGGTGACCTACCAGCAGGCCGACGGGTCCACCGCGACCGACCTGTACATCCGGCAGGACAAGTTCCACCAGCAGTTCGCCGCCGACGTCCCCGCGGAGCAGGCGGCCCTCATGGCCGCTGCGCAGCGCCCGATCGCCCAGGCCGCCCTCGGAGAGAAGGCCACCACGGCCGCCTGGAAGACGAAGCCCACGTGGGACATCGTCACCACGCGCGACCTCAACATCCCCGCGGACGTACAGCGCTTCATGGCCAAGCGCGCCCACGCCCGAACCACCGAGATCGCCGCCTCGCACTCGGTCGCGGTGTCCCACCCCCGCCTCGTCGCGGACGTCATCGAGCGGGCCGCCCGCACCACCGTCCGCTGAAGTCGAAGTAACCATATGGGCAGGTGGCGAGCGTGCAAACAAATCCCCCGTCACCTGTCGGAACGGTTACCCCCTAGTGAGGAAAGCCCATGCCAGTCGTACGTTTCCACCTCGTCTCCACGCTCAGCCCAAAGGACGTCCAGGCAGTGCTGACCGACTTCAGCCCCTCCCGCGCCGACGCCTGGCCCACCATCGACGCCGAGCACTTCCAGGTCCACGACCTCGGCGACACCTGGGCCGAGGTCACCGAAGGCACCGCCGCCGCCTGGGAACGGGCTCGCTACGCATGGGAACCCGACGGTGACACCGTCACCATCACCACCCTCGACTCCAAACTCTTCGGAGCCGGCGGAGGCTGGGTGTTCAGGACCACCGCTCACGCCGACGGCACCCGGGTCGACATCGAGCTGACCCGGAAGCCCACCACCACCAAGGGCAAGATGCTCGCCGCCCTCCTCCCCCTCGTCGCCCCTTCCTCCCTGCGTAAATCCTTCAGCGGCCCTCTCCGGGCCATGTGACCTCCCGCAGGTCCAGTCACGTCCCCGAGAGGCCGACGGCGCAAGCCGTCGGCCTCGTCGCCATTCCCGGACGCTCGTGAACGCCACTACATCCACCGCAGCCACCGGCCGGCGAGGCGGGCCCAGCTGCCGCGCGGACAGCACATTGACTGACGACACCTCTAATTCGTTAGTAATTAGAGGTTCTGGATCTCTGAGGGGCCCGGGGCGGCGTTGTCCAGCCTGGGGCAGGACGTGTGTGGTCCGGTCGGTGCCGTCGTGACCCCTACGACACCTCCGACCGTGCGAGGTCTTTGCAAAGACTGGTGGCGCTGGGCGCCGGCCGGTCCTCGCACGTTCTGCCCCCGCGGACCTGTCAGGTTCGGGATCCTCGATGGATGAGCTGCCGCACGGTGACGCGTTTTCTCCTCACGAGCTTCGAGCTCTGGACACGGCGCGCGCCCGTGCGGCTTGCGGCGCCGCGCACGGCTGATGAGGTGGCGGGCCTTGGAGCCCTGGAATTAGTGCGCCGTGCGGCCCCGCGTGCTCGCCTTCGAGAACGGCACCGGAGAAGGGGCGGGATCCATGGACGTGTTCTGCGGGATCGACTGGGCGGAGGGACACCACGACGTCGCGCTCGTGGACGACACCGGCAAGCTGCTGGCCAAGTGCCGGATCAACGACGACCTGGACGGCTACCGACTGCTGCTGGACCTCCTGGCCGAGCACGGTGACACCGCCGAGACGCCGATCCCGGTGGCCATTGAGACCAGCCGCGGCCTGTTGGTCGCAACGCTGAGGCAGGGCCTTCGGAAGATTTACGCGGTCAACCCGATGGCTGCCTCCCGCTACCGCGACCGCCACGGAGTCAGCCGCAAGAAGTCCGACCCCGGCGACGCCCTGGTCCTCGCGAACATCATCCGCACGGACGCGCCGACGCACCGCACTTTGCCCGCCGACGCCGACCTGGCCCAGGCCGTCGCTGTCCTGGCCCGGGCGCAGCAGGACGCGGTCTGGAACCGGCAGCAGGTCGCCAATCACCTGCGGTCCCTCCTCAGGGAGTACTTCCCGGCGATGATCGAGGCATTCAAGGACAAGCCGGGAACCCTGACCCGCCCCGATGCTCGCCGCATCCTCGCCGTCGCACCCACGCCTGCCCTGGCCGCCAAGCTGCAGATGTGGAAGCTGACGGCCATGCTCCGGCGAGCCGGCCGCCGCCGAGGTATCGAAGCCGACGCCGAACGAATCCAGCAGTTCTTCCGCGAGGAGGCCCCTCGGCAGCTGCCCCTCGTCGAGGACGCCATGGGCGACGCCATGGGCAAGCAGGCACCGGCCCTGCTGCTGCAGCTGGACGCGGCCTGCGAGGCGGTCGATGACCTGGCGCGTGCCACCGAGGAGGCATTTCGCTCGCACCCGGACGCGGCGATCATGCTGAGCTTCCCGGGGATCGGCCCCCAGGTCGGTGCCCGCATTCTGGGCGAGATCGGCGACGACAGGAGCCGGTTTGCCACGGCCGGAGGGCTGAAGGCGTACGCCGGCTCGGCCCCGATCACCCGGGCCTCCGGCAAACGCCGCTACGTCGGACGCCGGTTCGTCAAGAACAACCGGCTCAACCACGTCGGCCACCTGTGGGCCTTCGCCTCCCTCAGCGGTTCATCCGGTGCGGACTCCCACTACCGGCGCCGCCGGGCAGGTGGGGACTGGCACATGCAGGCCCTGCGGCACCTGTTCAACCGGATGCTCGGCCAGCTCCACCACTGCCTCCTGGCACGCGTCCCATTCGATGAAGCAATCGCCTTCCCCTCAGAGCCCCAGGCAGCAGCGACAGCTACTGCGTGAATAGGACGGCCCTGTCTCTCCGCTCCCGCCCGACGGGCGGCAGGATGTGCGGATGGCGAAGAGCGAGATAGAACTGCTGGCCCTGCTGCGCGAACTTGATGACCCGGAGCAGCTGGAACGGCCGCTGCACTACGACCGCGCGGCGACCGGCCTCAAGTTCGGCGGGCTGGTGCGTCGGCTCGAAGTAGACTTCGGTGCCTCGTGCGAGTCCGAGCGGGACACCCAGGACTCCAGCGAGTACGGACGCGTACACGTGCCTGCGGACGCGACGGTCTGCGGGACACGGATCGTGGTCTGCGTGAGCAAGTTCGGCTCCCTGGCCGAGGTCTGCGCAGACAATCCGGGGGCCTTCCTCGGCACGGCCGAGGCCCACGAGGAGGGAGCGCTGGACCTCGGCGACCTCGCCACCGTGGAGCGGGCGCTGGCCGACCTCGGCTACGTGAGTGTCCCCGAGGAACTGTTGGAGAGCGACTACGAGGGCCCCAGCGCGCTGAAGCACCTCACGAGGCGGCCCACCTGGTGGACACGGTTCTTCGGCCTCTGGTGACTCACCCGCCCGGCCTCCACCCTCAGCTGGCCTCTGGGCGCCGGCTGAGGCCCGGGGCGGACCCTCGGCAAGATCTGTAACGAGACGGCCTCACCCCCCATGGCTTGACGGCTAACTCCATGAGGTGTCTTTCACAGCCCGTACGAGACCTTCCGGCGCGATCAACCACCCTCCGCACTCCCGCTCTTCGACCGTCAACTGACCGATGTGCGGATGCGGCGCCGGGCGGACAGTGGGAGACGCAGACCCCGTCCCACGGAGGGAATCTCCCGTCATGCATCGTGACCAGTCACCCTTGCGAGCGCGTTCCACGCCCGAGCAATTGGCGCCGCTCCACCTGGGCATCGACCAGTTGCTCGACGAGTTCACCCGGCTGCCGATGCGGGCGAAGTTCCACTTCGACCCGGAGATGGCCGCGGTGATCACGGTCGAGTTCCTGGCTCAGCGCGGGCCCAGTCTCATCTGGCACATCGGCCGTGAACTCCTGCACCGGGGTGTGTCGTCCATGAGCGGGGCCTGCGACGTGCGGATGTGGCCGACGCTGGACCGAGAGCGGCCCTCGTCGTGGCTGCTCCTGGAGTCCGAGGAGGTGGAGGCCCTGTTCGAGGTGCCCGCCGCGCCGCTGACGGAATGGCTGGCAGCCACGTACCAGATGGTCCCAGCCGAGCGGGAGATGGACGGCCTGAACTGGGACGCCTTCCTCATGGGCCTGCTCGACGGGCCGGGTACGCCGACCGGATGACCGAGCGCGTGTCCCGTCCGAGCGGACGGGACACGCCCCCTGCTCGAAGCCGCCTGGCACGAACGGGTGGAGCACGGCTTCGCCACGTACACCATGGACCCTGGACTCTTTCAGGATGCCTTTGCGCCGCCGTGCTTCTCGATCTCGGTGGCCACCCGCGCCCCTCGGAAGAGCACCGGAAGCCACAGGAGACAGGCCAGCAGAGGGACCGCGGCGTAGACGGCCATGCCCACGCTGGAACCCAGTCCGTCCATGAGTGCGCCGAGGACGAGATAGCCGATGCCACCGCCCGGTGGTTCCTTCTGCAGGTCACCCTGCTTGCGGGCATCGGCCGCATGCTGATGAGCACGGCACACGGTGGAGTCGACACTCAGGTCCCACGTGATCGCGCCTTTCGCATCCGCCAGGGACTGGAGCCGGGTGAGGATGCGGTGCCAGGTGCCGTCCCGCTGCCACCGGCGGAACAGGTCGTAGACCCGGCCCCACGGCCCATACTCAACGGGGTGCGTCCCGCCACGGAACACCGG
This is a stretch of genomic DNA from Streptomyces sp. R44. It encodes these proteins:
- a CDS encoding alpha/beta hydrolase; translation: MNHTPVVFIHGTWLHALSWESWAERFAGRGFRAFTPGWPGEITSGETRTSAEIRTSGETRTSRETRTSGETRTSSDETFAGIGLDMLIAHYADIVRSFDVAPVVVGHSVGGLIAQHLIGADIGRAAVAIAPAPINDIPLPPSSARLWTPGQAGAADRLVTLSPERFRRDFANTVAAEESYRLFERHVVPAPRRLVDELGAAGEAGSPEVDVGNVHRGPLLLMSGQEDRLVPDAVTRAVYKEYGDSTAVTDLKQFADRGHSLVIDNGWRFVADYVLGWLEERGFRATAG
- a CDS encoding IS110 family transposase, encoding MDVFCGIDWAEGHHDVALVDDTGKLLAKCRINDDLDGYRLLLDLLAEHGDTAETPIPVAIETSRGLLVATLRQGLRKIYAVNPMAASRYRDRHGVSRKKSDPGDALVLANIIRTDAPTHRTLPADADLAQAVAVLARAQQDAVWNRQQVANHLRSLLREYFPAMIEAFKDKPGTLTRPDARRILAVAPTPALAAKLQMWKLTAMLRRAGRRRGIEADAERIQQFFREEAPRQLPLVEDAMGDAMGKQAPALLLQLDAACEAVDDLARATEEAFRSHPDAAIMLSFPGIGPQVGARILGEIGDDRSRFATAGGLKAYAGSAPITRASGKRRYVGRRFVKNNRLNHVGHLWAFASLSGSSGADSHYRRRRAGGDWHMQALRHLFNRMLGQLHHCLLARVPFDEAIAFPSEPQAAATATA
- a CDS encoding SsgA family sporulation/cell division regulator, with the translated sequence MSLDIERVLGLSARQAIRAEFRFSPEAPLAVGVELLVQGGPRVLWRIGRDLLHQGLRSATGFGDVRMWPSPSEEPATAWLQLTSRETAALFEIPVRPLAEWLECTYGLVPAGREVDMIDWAVTAADLLRRPTSDSD
- a CDS encoding alpha/beta fold hydrolase; the protein is MINRRTFSKAVGLGTGAAAVSLSGLQTDAFAASASYGPGGTQGPTVPSITPGTHTEFRRYKQVKAGVLDIGYAEAGPAHGPVVLCLHGWPYDIHSFVDVAPLLADLGYRVIVPYLRGHGSTRFLSPRTPRTSEQSAIALDIIALMDALKIDRAVLAGFDWGSRTADIIAALWPERVKALVSTSGYLITDRKMQLEPAAPAVEHNWWYQWYFATDRGKKAMEDEEQRIALCRFVWTLVSPNWNFDDATYARTAEAFKNPDYAAIVLFNYRWRIGLIDGEARYDRYEKQLAAQPPIQVPTVTLDAALDPFTAPGDGSSYRGHFTGPYAHRTVANIGHNLPQEAPTAFAQAVVDADHL
- a CDS encoding SsgA family sporulation/cell division regulator, with the translated sequence MRARSTPEQLAPLHLGIDQLLDEFTRLPMRAKFHFDPEMAAVITVEFLAQRGPSLIWHIGRELLHRGVSSMSGACDVRMWPTLDRERPSSWLLLESEEVEALFEVPAAPLTEWLAATYQMVPAEREMDGLNWDAFLMGLLDGPGTPTG
- a CDS encoding alpha/beta fold hydrolase, whose translation is MVSIKSGRRRLMTGVAASLTAGLALGAFTLGGTANGADETAEADRHTKPTIVLEHGAFADGSSWNGVIEELRADGYPVIATANPLRGPASDAAALRTVLDHVKGPKILVGHSYGGNVISQAAGDDPEVKALVYVAAFLPAPGESALELTNKFPGSTLPDTLDPVTYQQADGSTATDLYIRQDKFHQQFAADVPAEQAALMAAAQRPIAQAALGEKATTAAWKTKPTWDIVTTRDLNIPADVQRFMAKRAHARTTEIAASHSVAVSHPRLVADVIERAARTTVR
- the msrA gene encoding peptide-methionine (S)-S-oxide reductase MsrA, translating into MSDVSEERALLAGGCFWGMEELIRSLPGVVRTRVGYTGDDDKPRPTYRDHGRHAESIEIAFDPSVTDYRTILEYFFQIHDPTTRNRQGNDVGLSYRSAIYYVDDEQRHVAQQTIADVEASGLWPGPVVTEVEPAGAFWEAEPEHQDYLQRYPDGYTCHFPRPNWRLPRREAS